Proteins encoded together in one Catellatospora citrea window:
- a CDS encoding purple acid phosphatase family protein, with product MNHSTRASGLVRHRVAAGATAALLGLAVAVGSGLASPAAAADGATLTGIVLGVGADQSQRVVNWYSSADTAQKVQLAPTAAIVNGEFPADAVSVDAVGAANTSTTGFNRHATLTGLRENVAYSYRVGAEGNWSPAYSFKTQDFEGDFDFLFFGDPQIGSSGDRLKDQAGWEDTLKVATAANPNAELLVSGGDHVESANDEGQWTSFLAPDQLRQVPLVATIGNHDVGGKSYEQHHFTPNTDRTAPYYDNGNPAGTKSGGDYWFVYKDVLFIDINSNSYKVPAGGGNVGDSAHVSYITDVINKHGAEAKWKVLVYHHSIYSPASHSTDTDNKDRREHFTTAFSNLGIDMVLQGHDHSYSRSYAIKNGQKANPAEQPGAAEVTPGPGGVIYVTANSASGSKYYDIKTPDSSGTGIRGNGPDPLNPGSFWYNSVQNQEHVRSYVRVQVKADKLVLENLRSGTCVAPNAAVENGSETCANTTEAQPVGSIVDKVTVHPYQGDGQSIQVNVPNPAPGEFGWTIDGYNGLVNLGTAQERNGSFFQASGKINPILVSDSRRSLAPWSISASVGDFRDGDKSFSGANLGWTPYVLDAGAGAQANAQVLSGFQDQGQGLSVSRGLSWADQGHPRGSAKIGADLDLQIPDSVAKGSYRATLTITALSS from the coding sequence TTGAACCACTCGACACGGGCCTCCGGGCTTGTGCGGCACCGCGTGGCCGCCGGGGCCACCGCGGCACTCCTCGGCCTCGCCGTCGCCGTGGGCAGCGGCCTGGCGAGCCCGGCCGCGGCCGCGGACGGCGCCACGCTCACCGGCATCGTCCTCGGCGTCGGCGCCGACCAGTCGCAGCGCGTCGTGAACTGGTACTCCTCCGCGGACACCGCGCAGAAGGTCCAGCTCGCCCCGACCGCCGCGATCGTCAACGGCGAGTTCCCGGCCGACGCCGTCAGCGTTGACGCCGTCGGTGCGGCCAACACCTCCACCACCGGCTTCAACCGGCACGCGACGCTCACCGGCCTGCGGGAGAACGTCGCGTACTCCTACCGGGTCGGCGCCGAGGGCAACTGGTCGCCGGCGTACTCGTTCAAGACGCAGGACTTCGAGGGCGACTTCGACTTCCTGTTCTTCGGCGACCCGCAGATCGGCTCCTCCGGCGACCGGCTGAAGGACCAGGCCGGCTGGGAGGACACCCTCAAGGTGGCCACCGCGGCCAACCCGAACGCCGAGCTGCTGGTCTCCGGCGGCGACCACGTCGAGAGCGCGAACGACGAGGGCCAGTGGACCTCGTTCCTGGCTCCCGACCAGCTGCGCCAGGTCCCCCTGGTGGCCACCATCGGCAACCACGACGTGGGCGGCAAGTCCTACGAGCAGCACCACTTCACCCCGAACACGGACCGCACGGCCCCGTACTACGACAACGGGAACCCGGCGGGCACCAAGTCCGGTGGCGACTACTGGTTCGTCTACAAGGACGTGCTGTTCATCGACATCAACAGCAACAGCTACAAGGTGCCGGCGGGCGGCGGCAACGTTGGCGACTCGGCGCACGTCTCGTACATCACCGACGTGATCAACAAGCACGGCGCCGAGGCCAAGTGGAAGGTGCTGGTCTACCACCACTCCATCTACTCCCCGGCCAGCCACTCCACCGACACCGACAACAAGGACCGTCGTGAGCACTTCACGACCGCGTTCTCGAACCTCGGCATCGACATGGTGCTGCAGGGCCACGACCACAGCTACTCGCGCAGCTACGCCATCAAGAACGGCCAGAAGGCCAACCCGGCGGAGCAGCCCGGCGCGGCCGAGGTGACCCCCGGCCCCGGCGGCGTCATCTACGTGACGGCGAACTCGGCCTCGGGCTCGAAGTACTACGACATCAAGACCCCGGACTCGTCCGGCACGGGTATCCGTGGCAACGGTCCGGACCCGCTGAACCCGGGCAGCTTCTGGTACAACTCCGTGCAGAACCAGGAGCACGTCCGCAGCTACGTCCGGGTGCAGGTCAAGGCCGACAAGCTCGTGCTGGAGAACCTGCGCAGCGGCACCTGTGTGGCGCCGAACGCGGCGGTGGAGAACGGCAGCGAGACCTGTGCCAACACCACCGAGGCGCAGCCGGTCGGCTCGATCGTCGACAAGGTCACCGTGCACCCGTACCAGGGTGACGGCCAGTCCATCCAGGTCAACGTGCCCAACCCGGCTCCGGGCGAGTTCGGCTGGACCATCGACGGCTACAACGGCCTGGTGAACCTGGGCACCGCCCAGGAGCGCAACGGCTCGTTCTTCCAGGCAAGCGGCAAGATCAACCCGATCCTGGTATCGGACAGCCGCCGCTCGCTGGCGCCGTGGTCGATCTCGGCCAGCGTGGGCGACTTCCGGGACGGCGACAAGTCGTTCTCGGGCGCCAACCTCGGCTGGACGCCGTACGTGCTCGACGCCGGTGCGGGCGCCCAGGCCAACGCCCAGGTGCTCTCCGGCTTCCAGGACCAGGGGCAGGGCCTGTCGGTCTCCCGTGGCCTGAGCTGGGCCGACCAGGGTCACCCCCGTGGTTCGGCCAAGATCGGTGCTGACCTGGATCTGCAGATCCCGGACAGCGTCGCGAAGGGCAGCTACCGCGCCACCCTCACGATCACTGCGCTGAGCAGCTGA
- a CDS encoding ATP-binding cassette domain-containing protein, translating to MTTSAIAVSGLRKAYQDKVVLAGIDLDVRAGTVFALLGPNGAGKTTTVNVLTTLMSADGGTVRVAGHDVATEAKAVRAAIGVTGQFAAVDELLTGRENLQLMVDLNRAAPRDGHRVVADLLERFELTGSADKPASTYSGGMRRKLDLAMTLVGNPRIIFLDEPTTGLDPRSRRTMWSIIRGLVADGVTIFLTTQYLEEADQLADRIAVLDQGRLVAQGTADELKRQIPGTHVRLRFTTAAELDAAARVLTDSTPDPEALTLRVPGDGGTKSLRVLLDRLDEYSLSAEECSVHTPDLDDVFLALTGHTTEVDAK from the coding sequence ATGACAACCTCAGCGATCGCGGTCTCCGGACTGCGAAAGGCATACCAGGACAAGGTCGTGCTCGCGGGCATCGACCTCGATGTCCGGGCTGGCACGGTGTTCGCGCTGCTCGGCCCGAACGGGGCGGGCAAGACGACGACGGTGAACGTGCTGACCACGTTGATGAGCGCCGACGGTGGCACGGTCCGCGTCGCCGGCCATGACGTCGCGACCGAGGCCAAGGCGGTGCGTGCGGCGATCGGCGTGACCGGACAGTTCGCGGCGGTGGACGAGCTGCTGACGGGGCGGGAGAACCTGCAGCTGATGGTCGACCTGAACCGCGCCGCGCCCCGCGACGGCCACCGGGTCGTCGCGGACCTGCTGGAACGGTTCGAGCTGACCGGATCGGCGGACAAGCCCGCCTCGACCTACTCCGGCGGCATGCGACGCAAACTCGACCTGGCGATGACGCTCGTCGGCAACCCCCGGATCATCTTCCTCGACGAGCCGACGACCGGGCTGGACCCGCGCAGCCGACGCACGATGTGGTCGATCATCCGGGGCCTGGTCGCCGACGGCGTGACCATCTTCCTCACCACCCAGTACCTCGAGGAAGCCGACCAGCTCGCCGACCGCATCGCGGTGCTCGATCAGGGCCGCCTGGTCGCCCAAGGCACCGCCGACGAGCTCAAGCGTCAGATCCCCGGAACCCACGTCCGGCTCCGGTTCACCACCGCCGCCGAACTCGACGCGGCCGCGCGGGTCCTGACCGACTCCACCCCCGACCCCGAGGCGCTGACCCTGCGCGTGCCCGGCGACGGCGGCACGAAGTCGCTGCGGGTGTTGCTGGACCGGCTCGACGAGTACTCGCTCAGTGCCGAGGAGTGCTCGGTGCACACCCCCGACCTCGACGACGTTTTCCTCGCCCTGACGGGCCACACCACGGAGGTGGACGCGAAATGA
- a CDS encoding dienelactone hydrolase family protein, whose protein sequence is MAEVLLFHHAQGLTEGIRAFADRLRQAGHTVHTPDVYDGNTFPTLDEGLAYARQVGFGELRERAVRAADTLPAELVYIGFSLGVLPAQQLAQTRPGARGAVLLESCVPPSEFGGSWPADVPVQVHGMDADPFFAGEGDIDAARALVKEAVDGELFVYPGDLHLFTDSSLTTYDADAGALVAERVLDFVNRR, encoded by the coding sequence ATGGCCGAAGTGCTGCTGTTCCATCACGCGCAGGGGCTGACCGAGGGCATCCGGGCCTTCGCCGACCGGCTGCGGCAGGCCGGGCACACGGTGCACACCCCGGACGTGTACGACGGCAACACGTTCCCGACGCTGGACGAGGGCCTGGCCTACGCCCGCCAGGTCGGCTTCGGCGAGCTCAGGGAACGGGCCGTACGCGCCGCCGACACCCTGCCCGCCGAGCTCGTGTACATCGGATTCTCGCTCGGCGTGCTGCCCGCGCAGCAGCTGGCGCAGACCCGGCCCGGCGCCCGCGGCGCGGTGCTGCTGGAATCCTGTGTCCCGCCGTCGGAGTTCGGCGGCAGCTGGCCGGCCGACGTCCCGGTGCAGGTCCACGGCATGGACGCGGACCCGTTCTTCGCCGGGGAGGGCGACATCGACGCGGCCCGCGCGCTGGTCAAGGAGGCCGTCGACGGGGAGCTGTTCGTCTACCCGGGCGACCTCCACCTGTTCACCGACAGCTCGCTGACGACGTACGACGCCGACGCCGGCGCGCTCGTCGCCGAGCGGGTGCTCGACTTCGTGAACCGCCGCTGA
- a CDS encoding ABC transporter permease, whose amino-acid sequence MVTTYAVARVARGNRLSPARVGAVINRNVGALRSGPAYWLVLASGFFEPVLYLLSIGVGVGALVGDLTLNNGEVLPYANFVAPAMLAVSAMSGALAETTFNFFFKFKYVKTYDAMLATPLRPMEIATGELTWAMIRGSLYTGAFLIVMVALGLTTPGWALLAFPATWLVGLAFGAVGMAVSTFIRGWQDFDLISTGQFALFLFSGTFSPVQDYPLPVEILIAITPLYHAVELIRGITTGMLTWSMLGNVAYLLVMLAVGLYVASRRLTSVLCR is encoded by the coding sequence ATGGTCACCACGTATGCCGTCGCGCGGGTCGCCCGCGGCAACCGGCTCTCACCCGCGCGGGTGGGCGCGGTCATCAACCGCAACGTCGGCGCGCTGCGCTCCGGCCCCGCGTACTGGCTGGTCCTGGCCTCGGGCTTCTTCGAGCCGGTGCTCTACCTGCTGTCCATCGGCGTCGGGGTCGGCGCGCTCGTCGGCGACCTGACCCTGAACAACGGCGAAGTCCTGCCGTACGCCAACTTCGTCGCCCCGGCCATGCTGGCCGTCTCGGCGATGTCCGGCGCGCTGGCGGAGACGACCTTCAACTTCTTCTTCAAGTTCAAGTACGTCAAGACGTACGACGCCATGCTGGCCACCCCGCTGCGTCCGATGGAGATCGCGACCGGCGAGCTGACCTGGGCGATGATCCGCGGCTCGCTCTACACCGGGGCGTTCCTGATCGTCATGGTGGCGCTGGGTCTGACCACGCCCGGCTGGGCGCTGCTGGCCTTCCCCGCGACCTGGCTGGTGGGCCTGGCGTTCGGCGCGGTCGGCATGGCGGTGAGCACCTTCATCCGCGGCTGGCAGGACTTCGACCTGATCAGCACCGGTCAGTTCGCGCTGTTCCTGTTCTCCGGCACCTTCTCGCCGGTGCAGGACTATCCGCTGCCGGTGGAGATCCTGATCGCGATCACCCCGCTCTACCACGCGGTCGAGCTGATCCGGGGCATCACCACCGGCATGCTCACCTGGTCGATGCTCGGCAACGTGGCATACCTGCTGGTCATGCTGGCCGTCGGCCTGTACGTGGCGAGCCGCCGCCTTACCTCGGTGCTCTGTCGTTAA
- a CDS encoding HupE/UreJ family protein, whose translation MSRHIRHTLIVAGIAAAVLSFLGAAPASAHGFSSTAYVDLASGEQGHVRTELGLEYDLLVVSAADFGHVDALFRAGTAAFEGGDAAAQAAVLDAHAEPVVAYVTKHLSVTSDGAVCAPARVGDFTVGEREGVPYAGLLLDWACPDRAGGHEVRSELFPDGEGFVKDTKTIVTYDLDGHSGSAALDAASPSFSTAQTWYQRFGEFFGLGAEHLLGGIDHILFLLALIAGSRRLREIVLTATSFTLAHSVTFLLAALGLVQVPAAIVEPVIALSIAVVAGWHLWRIRRRGDHAVDLVESGRGHFSLDRSGWLRLAVVFCFGLVHGLGFAGALGIDEAWSWTLLWSLLVFNVGIEVVQLAIIAAVFPLLIVLRRRAPRTGLWATGAVSAGVAAMGLVWFVQRVVTS comes from the coding sequence ATGTCACGGCACATCCGCCATACCCTCATCGTCGCCGGCATCGCCGCGGCGGTCCTCAGTTTCCTGGGCGCCGCCCCGGCGTCCGCCCACGGTTTCTCCTCGACCGCTTACGTCGACCTCGCCTCGGGCGAGCAGGGACACGTCCGGACGGAGCTCGGTCTCGAGTACGACCTGCTCGTCGTGTCCGCCGCCGACTTCGGGCACGTCGACGCCCTGTTCCGGGCCGGCACCGCCGCGTTCGAGGGCGGTGACGCCGCGGCGCAGGCCGCGGTGCTCGACGCCCATGCGGAGCCGGTCGTCGCGTACGTCACCAAGCACCTGTCGGTCACCTCGGACGGCGCGGTCTGCGCCCCGGCGCGCGTCGGCGACTTCACGGTCGGCGAGCGGGAGGGCGTGCCGTACGCCGGGCTGCTGCTCGACTGGGCCTGCCCGGACCGGGCCGGCGGCCATGAGGTGCGCAGCGAGCTGTTCCCCGACGGGGAGGGCTTCGTCAAGGACACCAAGACCATCGTCACGTACGACCTGGACGGCCACTCGGGCAGCGCCGCGCTCGACGCCGCGAGCCCGTCCTTCTCGACCGCGCAGACGTGGTACCAGCGGTTCGGTGAGTTCTTCGGCCTCGGCGCCGAGCACCTGCTCGGCGGCATCGACCACATCCTCTTCCTGCTGGCGCTCATCGCCGGGTCGCGCCGCCTGCGCGAGATCGTGCTCACGGCCACGAGCTTCACCCTCGCCCACTCGGTGACCTTCCTGCTCGCCGCGCTCGGCCTGGTCCAGGTGCCCGCGGCGATCGTGGAGCCGGTCATCGCGCTGTCGATCGCGGTGGTGGCCGGTTGGCACCTGTGGCGCATCCGCCGCCGCGGCGATCACGCCGTCGACCTCGTGGAGTCCGGACGCGGCCACTTCAGCCTGGACCGTTCCGGGTGGCTGCGCCTGGCCGTGGTGTTCTGCTTCGGACTGGTGCACGGCCTGGGCTTCGCCGGCGCGCTGGGCATCGACGAGGCGTGGTCGTGGACGCTGCTCTGGTCGCTGCTGGTGTTCAACGTCGGCATCGAGGTCGTCCAGCTCGCGATCATCGCGGCCGTGTTCCCGCTGCTGATCGTGCTGCGCCGCCGCGCGCCGCGGACGGGCCTCTGGGCGACGGGGGCGGTCTCGGCCGGGGTGGCCGCGATGGGGCTGGTCTGGTTCGTGCAACGGGTGGTCACGTCCTGA
- a CDS encoding cytidylate kinase family protein, producing MGQGTRDALLGCLAEAVGSVAVAHPTRVAVDGPPAAGKTTLADELAVVLRAQGRDVIRATIDDFLFPRAQRYPRGEYSAEGCYFDAHDRHALKRVLLDPLGPGGDRRYRHASYDHAADTALSPPATTAPADAVLVFDGVFLMRPDLVDRWDLRVFVSTALDRTVDRAVIRERRVSSRVEVERRWRERYLPAQQFYFAEVRPTEQADIIVHNDEPLRPTWETRTH from the coding sequence ATGGGCCAAGGCACTCGCGACGCGTTGCTCGGCTGCTTGGCCGAGGCGGTCGGGTCCGTCGCCGTCGCACACCCGACGCGGGTCGCCGTCGACGGACCACCTGCCGCCGGCAAGACCACGCTCGCTGACGAACTGGCCGTCGTCTTGCGCGCACAGGGCCGCGACGTCATCCGCGCGACGATCGACGATTTCCTGTTCCCCAGGGCGCAGCGCTATCCGCGCGGCGAGTACTCGGCCGAAGGCTGCTACTTCGACGCCCACGACCGCCACGCGCTGAAGCGGGTGCTGCTCGATCCGCTCGGGCCGGGCGGAGATCGACGCTACCGACACGCGAGCTACGACCACGCGGCGGACACCGCGCTGTCCCCGCCGGCCACGACTGCCCCCGCGGACGCCGTGCTGGTCTTCGACGGCGTCTTCCTCATGCGCCCCGACCTGGTCGACCGATGGGACCTGCGCGTCTTCGTGTCGACCGCGCTCGACAGGACCGTGGACCGTGCCGTGATCCGAGAGCGCCGGGTGTCGTCCCGGGTCGAGGTCGAACGGCGCTGGCGTGAGCGTTACCTACCCGCCCAGCAGTTCTACTTCGCTGAGGTCCGCCCGACCGAGCAGGCCGACATCATCGTGCACAACGACGAGCCCCTGCGGCCGACCTGGGAGACCCGCACACACTGA
- the mraY gene encoding phospho-N-acetylmuramoyl-pentapeptide-transferase — protein MRAVIVAAAVAFLLSLLGTPLLVRILNRLKAGQPIRDELALKSNEGKRGTPGMGGLAFILATIIAYVAGHIALRGLPEAQIGQVRPTITALVVLGTFVFCGAIGFVDDYMKVIGKSSAGLSAKGKLVGQLLVGSAFGIIAMYYPSSNGQTVGSTKLSFVKDISWLDLTKVGAVVLFVLMVMFMSNAVNLADGMDGLATGASVLVVGAYAIIGYWQYQHWCADTTGYAANPNAYCYSVRDPLEVAMIAAAVAAACVGFLWSNTSPAKIFMGDAGALGLGGLMAALAMATHTHLLLPLLASLFVISLMSVVIQVISFQTRGKRVFRMSPIHYHFELGGWTEVNVVIRFWIVAAISVGIGLGFFYGEFLQNVQR, from the coding sequence GTGAGAGCCGTGATCGTCGCGGCGGCGGTGGCCTTCCTGCTGTCGCTGCTGGGAACGCCGCTGCTCGTCAGGATTCTGAACCGGCTGAAGGCCGGTCAGCCCATCAGAGACGAGCTGGCCCTCAAGTCCAACGAGGGCAAGCGCGGCACGCCGGGCATGGGCGGGTTGGCGTTCATCCTGGCCACCATCATCGCCTACGTGGCCGGGCACATCGCGCTGCGCGGGCTGCCGGAGGCCCAGATCGGCCAGGTCCGCCCGACCATCACCGCGCTGGTCGTGCTGGGAACGTTCGTGTTCTGCGGCGCGATCGGCTTCGTCGACGACTACATGAAGGTGATCGGCAAGAGCAGCGCCGGGCTCAGCGCCAAGGGCAAGCTGGTCGGCCAACTACTGGTGGGCAGCGCCTTCGGCATCATCGCGATGTACTACCCGTCGTCCAACGGGCAGACGGTCGGCTCCACCAAGCTGTCGTTCGTCAAGGACATCTCCTGGCTGGACCTCACCAAGGTCGGCGCGGTCGTGCTGTTCGTGCTGATGGTGATGTTCATGAGCAACGCGGTCAACCTGGCCGACGGCATGGACGGTCTGGCCACCGGCGCGTCGGTGCTGGTCGTCGGCGCGTACGCGATCATCGGTTACTGGCAGTACCAGCACTGGTGTGCCGACACCACCGGTTATGCGGCCAACCCGAACGCCTACTGCTACTCGGTGCGGGATCCGCTCGAAGTCGCGATGATCGCCGCCGCCGTCGCCGCGGCCTGCGTGGGCTTCCTGTGGTCGAACACCTCGCCGGCGAAGATCTTCATGGGCGACGCCGGCGCGCTCGGCCTCGGCGGGCTGATGGCCGCCCTGGCCATGGCCACCCACACCCATCTGCTGCTGCCGCTCCTGGCGTCCCTGTTCGTGATCAGCCTGATGTCGGTGGTCATCCAGGTCATCTCCTTCCAGACGCGCGGCAAGCGGGTGTTCCGGATGTCGCCGATCCACTACCACTTCGAACTCGGCGGCTGGACCGAGGTCAACGTCGTGATCCGGTTCTGGATCGTCGCGGCGATCAGCGTCGGCATCGGCCTCGGCTTCTTCTACGGCGAGTTCCTGCAGAACGTGCAGCGGTAG
- a CDS encoding serine/threonine protein kinase, which translates to MPRPLIPTPVDSDLPAWIDGLGARFATFELQGSGCVSYGVATPAGRRFVKTFRAENARSLRRALAVHGAVAREAIAAPLAAYRLRSGEHALVYPWLDGGVLYPADPRGAAVRTDPDGAMARFRALPPDRVEAALDAVLDAHVAVAAAGFVAVDLYDGCLLYDFAGSRMHVVDVDEYRPGPFTLEADRLPGSTRFMAPEEFRRGAVIDERTTVFNLGRTLRLLLDAGDVEDAWRGTDRQLAVIADATRALAARRHATVAELATAWRSATVPR; encoded by the coding sequence ATGCCGCGCCCGCTGATCCCGACCCCCGTCGACAGCGACCTGCCCGCCTGGATCGACGGCCTGGGCGCCCGCTTCGCCACCTTCGAGCTGCAGGGCTCCGGCTGCGTCTCGTACGGGGTGGCCACCCCGGCCGGGCGGCGCTTCGTGAAGACCTTCCGGGCCGAGAACGCCCGGTCGTTGCGCCGGGCGCTGGCGGTGCACGGGGCCGTGGCGCGCGAGGCGATCGCCGCGCCGCTGGCCGCGTACCGGCTGCGCTCGGGTGAGCATGCGCTCGTGTACCCGTGGCTGGACGGCGGTGTGCTGTACCCGGCGGATCCGCGCGGGGCCGCGGTGCGCACGGACCCGGACGGGGCGATGGCCCGATTCCGCGCACTGCCGCCGGACCGGGTCGAAGCGGCGCTGGACGCGGTCCTCGACGCGCACGTGGCGGTGGCGGCGGCGGGCTTCGTCGCGGTGGACCTCTACGACGGCTGCCTGCTCTACGACTTCGCCGGGTCCCGGATGCACGTCGTCGACGTGGACGAGTACCGGCCGGGGCCGTTCACGCTGGAGGCGGACCGGCTGCCCGGGTCGACCAGGTTCATGGCGCCGGAGGAGTTCCGCCGCGGCGCGGTGATCGACGAGCGGACGACGGTGTTCAATCTGGGCCGCACGTTGCGGCTGCTGCTGGACGCCGGCGACGTCGAGGACGCCTGGCGTGGCACGGACCGCCAGCTGGCCGTCATCGCCGACGCGACCCGGGCACTTGCCGCCCGCCGGCACGCCACGGTCGCCGAGCTCGCCACCGCCTGGCGGAGTGCCACCGTGCCGCGCTGA
- a CDS encoding ABC transporter permease — protein MSAKSHSLVMLRRNFRHIARNPTSVFNAVLMPIILMLMFVYMFGDAFDVGVDYIDYATPGLMLLAVCYGLGAVATSVNSDMTKGIINRFKVMDVSRGAVLTGHVIASVLTNVVAIAALLGVAFLLGFDPSASALDWLGVAGVVVLLGFAAGWITVALGLSAKSPETAGLAAVPLVMLPFFSSAIVPAEKMGPGLRQFAEYQPFTPIIETMRGLINGAPDTADVILAVSWCVVIALVGYLWARATFKKRA, from the coding sequence ATGAGCGCCAAGTCGCACTCGCTGGTCATGTTGCGCCGCAACTTCCGGCACATCGCCCGGAACCCGACCTCGGTCTTCAACGCGGTGCTGATGCCGATCATCCTCATGCTGATGTTCGTGTACATGTTCGGTGACGCCTTCGACGTCGGCGTCGACTACATCGACTACGCGACGCCGGGACTGATGCTGCTGGCGGTCTGCTACGGGCTGGGCGCCGTCGCGACCTCGGTGAACTCCGACATGACCAAGGGCATCATCAACCGGTTCAAGGTCATGGACGTGTCCCGGGGCGCGGTGCTGACGGGGCACGTGATCGCCAGCGTGCTGACCAATGTGGTCGCCATCGCGGCGCTGCTCGGGGTGGCCTTCCTGCTGGGATTCGACCCGTCGGCGAGCGCGCTCGACTGGCTCGGCGTGGCCGGCGTGGTCGTGCTGCTCGGGTTCGCCGCCGGCTGGATCACGGTCGCCCTGGGGTTGTCGGCGAAGTCTCCGGAGACGGCGGGTCTGGCCGCCGTGCCGCTGGTCATGCTGCCGTTCTTCAGCAGCGCGATCGTGCCCGCCGAGAAGATGGGGCCGGGCCTGCGGCAGTTCGCGGAGTACCAGCCCTTCACGCCCATCATCGAGACGATGCGCGGGCTGATCAACGGCGCACCGGACACCGCCGACGTGATCCTCGCCGTCTCCTGGTGCGTCGTGATCGCGCTGGTCGGATACCTGTGGGCGCGTGCCACGTTCAAGAAGCGGGCATGA
- a CDS encoding NEW3 domain-containing protein, with translation MHSPDPRRRSATARLLTVALTLLAALALVGLGADPALAAEGDVAWTVRTASNSYGADRSSYSYSVNPGGTVEDALVVANRGTAPLDLAVYAADGFTTGAGQLDLLPKDGKSVAVGVWVHAERAAVVLKPGESVQVPFKVTVPANATPGDYVGGIVSSLTQSGDAAGINVDRRLGIRVKLRVGGELKPSLAVEDLRVDYAGTANPLGKGDATVTYRIRNTGNAMLSAQQTVSVAGPFGWLRAEAGQLAPSPQLLPGESWEVSVPVHGVAPTVGLTATVTLTPLLVDASGTTSPLAQVEATAGGWAVPWTLLLLIVVLVAVAVGARVLSHRGRAQRKQREDARVQEAVEQALRDKETDVS, from the coding sequence ATGCACTCACCTGACCCGCGCCGCCGCTCCGCCACCGCCCGACTGCTGACCGTCGCCCTGACCCTGCTGGCCGCGCTCGCCCTGGTCGGCCTGGGCGCAGACCCCGCACTGGCGGCCGAAGGCGACGTCGCCTGGACGGTCCGCACGGCGTCGAACAGCTACGGTGCCGACCGGTCCAGCTACAGCTACTCCGTCAACCCCGGCGGCACCGTCGAGGACGCCCTGGTCGTGGCCAACCGCGGCACCGCCCCGCTGGACCTCGCGGTCTACGCCGCCGACGGCTTCACCACCGGCGCGGGTCAGCTCGACCTGCTCCCCAAGGACGGCAAGTCCGTCGCGGTCGGCGTATGGGTCCACGCCGAGCGCGCCGCCGTCGTCCTCAAGCCGGGCGAGTCCGTCCAGGTCCCCTTCAAGGTCACCGTGCCCGCCAACGCCACACCCGGCGACTACGTCGGCGGCATCGTCAGCTCACTGACCCAGTCCGGCGACGCGGCGGGCATCAACGTCGACCGCCGTCTCGGCATCCGGGTGAAGCTGCGGGTCGGCGGCGAGCTCAAGCCGAGCCTCGCCGTCGAGGACCTGCGGGTCGACTACGCCGGCACGGCCAACCCGCTGGGCAAGGGCGACGCCACCGTCACCTACCGGATCCGCAACACCGGCAACGCCATGCTCTCGGCCCAGCAGACGGTGTCCGTCGCCGGCCCGTTCGGCTGGCTGCGCGCCGAGGCGGGGCAGCTCGCCCCGTCGCCGCAGCTGCTGCCGGGGGAGAGCTGGGAGGTGAGCGTGCCCGTGCACGGCGTGGCGCCGACGGTCGGGCTCACCGCCACCGTGACCCTCACCCCGCTGCTCGTCGACGCGTCGGGCACCACCTCGCCGCTGGCGCAGGTCGAGGCGACGGCGGGCGGCTGGGCCGTCCCGTGGACGCTGCTCCTGCTGATCGTCGTGCTGGTCGCGGTCGCCGTCGGGGCGCGGGTGCTGTCGCACCGCGGCCGCGCACAGCGCAAGCAGCGCGAGGACGCCCGCGTGCAGGAGGCCGTCGAGCAGGCGCTGCGCGACAAGGAAACGGACGTGAGCTGA